The proteins below are encoded in one region of Oncorhynchus masou masou isolate Uvic2021 chromosome 15, UVic_Omas_1.1, whole genome shotgun sequence:
- the LOC135556158 gene encoding phosphatidylinositol 3-kinase regulatory subunit gamma isoform X3, translating to MYPISRYQQDQLVKEDNIDAVGKKLQEYHNQYQEKSKEYDRLYEEYTKTSQEIQMKRTAIEAFNETIKIFEEQCHTQERYSKEYIERFRREGNDKEIERIMMNYEKLKSRLGEIHDSKIRLEQDLKTQALDNRETDKKMNSLKPDLIQLRKIRDQYLVWLNHKGVRQKRINDWLGIKNENTDEGYFVSTEEDENLPHYDEKSWFVGDLNRTQSEDLLLGKPDGAFLIRESSKKGCYACSVVVEGEVKHCVIYSTQRGYGFAEPYNLYSSLKDLVLHYHQTSLVQHNDSLNVRLAYPVYAQMPSSSGPAPRR from the exons ATGTACCCCATCTCACGCTATCAGCAG GATCAGCTGGTGAAAGAGGACAACATTGACGCGGTGGGGAAGAAACTCCAGGAGTACCACAATCAATACCAGGAGAAGAGCAAGGAGTACGACCGGCTTTATGAGGAATACACCAAGACCTCACAG GAGATTCAGATGAAGAGGACGGCCATCGAGGCCTTCAACGAGACCATCAAGATCTTCGAGGAGCAGTGTCACACGCAGGAGCGCTACAGCAAAGAGTACATTGAGCGCTTCCGCCGGGAGGGCAACGACAAGGAGATCGAGAG AATCATGATGAACTATGAGAAGCTTAAGTCTCGTCTAGGGGAGATCCACGACAGTAAGATTCGTCTGGAGCAGGACCTGAAGACCCAGGCGCTGGACAACCGAGAGACGGACAAGAAGATGAACAGCCTCAAACCTGACCTCATCCAGCTCCGCAAGATCAGGGACCAGTACCTTGT CTGGCTCAATCACAAAGGAGTGCGACAGAAACGAATTAACGACTGGCTGGGGATCAAGAACGAGAACACAGATGA agggtaCTTTGTGAGTACGGAGGAAGATGAAAACCTGCCCCACTATGATGAGAAGAGCTGGTTTGTAGGAGACCTGAATAGAACCCAGTCTGAAGACCTTCTACTAGGCAAACCTGACGGAGCCTTCCTCATCAGGGAGAGCAGCAAGAAGGGCTGCTACGCATGCTCCGTAGT tGTGGAGGGCGAGGTTAAGCACTGTGTGATTTACAGCACGCAGAGGGGCTACGGCTTCGCTGAGCCTTAcaacctgtacagctctctgaaAGACCTGGTCCTGCACTACCACCAGACCTCCCTTGTCCAGCACAACGACTCGCTCAATGTGCGCCTGGCCTACCCTGTCTACGCACAGATGCCCTCATCCTCCGGCCCTGCCCCACGGAGATGa